The Calditrichota bacterium genomic interval ATTCTGCGGGGAGGTGCCGCAAAGCGATGACCTGACCATGGTGGTGCTGCGAGTCCTCAATGCATAGAAGGTCCAGGAGGAAGCCGGCAGTGGAACAAGACTATTCGCGCCGTGAGTTCTTGCGAAGCGCGGCGCAGAGCGCAGTGGCTTTGGGCGTCCTTGGTGCGACGGGGCCCCTGGTGCAGGGCTGCGAGCGGGCAGAATTTGACCTGCTCATCAGAGGTGGCACGCTGTACGACGGACGAGGAGGCCCACCCGTGATCGCCGACCTGGGCGTTCGCGGCGAGCGGATTGCGGCGATCGGCGATCTCACGCACTCTACGGCACGCGTAGTGGTTGATGCCACCAAGTTGGCAGTGACGCCAGGCTTCATTGACGTGCACAGCCACACCGACGTCGGACTTTTGGTTAACCCGAAAGCGGAAAGCAAGATCCGCCAGGGAGTAACGACCGAGATCTCCGGGAACTGTGGGGCAAGTCCGTTCCCCCTGCGGGGACCGGTGGTGGCCACCACCAGAGAGGAGATCCGCCAGGAGTTCGAGATAGAGCCGGACTGGCAGGACGCCGATGGGTTCTTGGGCAGGCTGGAGCGGCAAAAGATAGCCGTCAACTATGTGACCCTGGTCGGGCACAGCTCGGTGCGCGCCGCAGTCATGGGGCTCGACAATCGGCCTCCGACCTCGCAGGAGATGGAGGCAATGCGGCATGAGGTGAGAGAAGCCTTAGAGCAAGGTGCCGTCGGGCTGAGCACTGGGTTGGAGTACACGCCGGGCTGCTTTGCCAGCACCGCCGAGATCGTGAGCCTATGCGGAGTGGTGAAGGAGTTTGGCGGCATCTACGCCACCCACATGCGCAATGAAGACGTGCAAGTGGAAGAGGCCCTTGAAGAGGCCATTCAGATTGCTGAGCAGGCGGACGTGCCGCTTGAGGTTTCCCATCTCAAGGCCTGCCAGCAGCGCAACTGGCACAAGACGTCCCGACTCTTGGAGCGGTTGAAGGAGGTGCATGAACGGGGCCTGCGCGTGCACTGCGACCGTTACCCCTACACGGCTTACGGCACTACCCTGAAGCTGATGTTCCCCATGTGGGCACGGGAAGGGAGCGACGAGGAGTTTGTCGCGCGCCTCAAGGACGAGGCGCAGTGGCGAAAGATGCGCTCGCACTTGGAGGAGAGGGTGGCCGCCCTGGGCTCGTGGGAGCGCGTGCTAATTACCAAGGTTGCGGGGACGCAGCATCAGGCCGCACAGGGTAAGACCGTGCCGCAACTGGCCGAAGAGCTACACACGGACCCTTGCGAGGCGGCACGGCAGCTTCTCATCGACGCCGAGGGCAAGGTGGCCATGTGCGGCTTTGCCATGAGCGAGGAGAACACCGAGCGAGTGCTCTCTTTCCCCTTGACGATGGTCGGCTCCGATGGCGAGGCGGTTGCCCCTTATGGAGTTCTGGGCAGAGGCAACCCTCACCCACGGTTCTATGGGACTTTTCCCAGGTATTTCGGCTACTATGTGCGCGAGCGCAAGATTCTGCCATTAGAGGAGGCCATTCGTCGGGTGACGTCGCTGCCGGCGCAGGTTTTCGGCCTGAGGGACCGGGGAGTGCTGGCAAAGGGAGCTTTTGCCGATATCGTGGTCTTTGACCCGCAGACAATTGTGGACCGGGCGACCTTCACCGACCCCCACCAGTACCCGGTGGGCATCCACCACGTGGTCGTGAACGGACGCCTGGTCATCCACCAAGGAGAACATACCGGCTGCTTACCTGGACGGGTACTGCGCCGTGGTTGAGTGGGGTCATGGCAAAGAGTCCGGAGGAAGCAATGGAGCACTGTGTAATCATCGGCGACGTGCAAAAGTCGCGACAGCTGGAGAATTGGCCAGAGGTCTTTGAAAAACTGAACACAGTTCTGGCAGACATCAACAGGCATTTCGCCGCCGACGTGTTGCTGCCGTTCCGCACCACGGTGGGCGACGAATTTCAGGGGGCGCTCCGCGACGCCTCCCGGGCCTACGCGGTGTGGCTGCACCTGCACGTGCATGTGCCCATCCCGCTCTACTGCGGCGTAGGCATCGGGGAGGTGGAACGGCTGGCCGACGAGGAGGCTGGGATGCGGGGGACCGCTTTCTACCGTGCCAGAGATGCCCTTAACACCTGCAAACGCCAGCAGAGGAACATCCTGCTCAAGGCAGATGAACGCTCCTCCGATGGCGTCCTAGCGATCAATGGGCTGCTGTGGCTCATTCAAGCGCTTGAGGAGCGCTGGACCATCCGCCAGAGGGAGATGGCCCGGTTCTATCGCACCCAGCCAGACCTGACCTACGAAGAGGTGGGCAGGCATTTTGGGGTCTCAAAGCAGGCAGTGTCCCAAGTGCTGCGCGGGGCGAAATGGGATGCACTGTTGGAAGGGGAGCGCATTGTGGGGACGTTGCTCTCCCGCCTGGCGGCGCGTCAAGCCGCAGGCCTTGATATTTGAAAGTAAAGTGCAAAGGCTTGACATGTCTCTCTTGCGCGTGCTCACCCAAGGGGCCGTCTGCGCCCTGGGCTACCTGGTAGCCGTCTATGTGGGACACTACGTGGTGATCGCCATCTTAGGAAGGCTGCAGATTGCGGCGCGCGGAGGGGTGCCGGGCGCCGGCGCGCTCATCGGCGCGCTGGAAAGGGCCTTGACGGTCACCTTCGTCCTCCTCGGCCAGTACACAGCGCTGGGACTAGTGCTGACCGCCAAGTCGATTACCAGGTTCGAGAAGCTGAAGAATCGCAAGTTCGCTGAATACTACTTGGTCGGCACGCTGGCCAGCATGCTCTGGGCGATCCTGGTGGGTTTAGCAACCCGCTGGACGTGTTTCATAGGCATAGACTTGATTCCCGGCCTGCAGTGAGCGAACGAACCGACTCGGCTGAGCTCTTGTGGAGGCGCCGGCTCGCCCGTTCGCGGCAACCCGTGGGCGTGCACGCAGACGACTAGGGAGAGTGGGGGGGAGAGGATGTACTCAAGCCACAAGGACCTGTATGGCGGACTGCGACAGAAGTTGACCACAGCTTTTGACCGTCAGGACGGTCGGGCGACTTACGGGTAGAGAGCGGGCAACTCTTAAAGAAGAAAAGGCTGCAATCGTGTCTGAGATGAGCACCATCCGCCCCATTACCAGCACCATCACCTGGGCCAACCGCCTGGACCACTTCCTTGCGCGGTGGGGAGTGTGGCGGCACCGGCATCGCGTGGAGCCGGGATTGTATGCGCTGGGTACGCCGACCCCCTGGTCGCCGGTACTGGTGACGGCGAACTACACGCTCAGTTTTGATGCGCTGCGCGCCGCCCTGCGAGGCAGAGACGCGTACATTCTCGTGTTGGACACTGAGGGAATAAACGTCTGGTGTGCGGCGGGCAAGGGGACCTTCGGCACTGAGGAGTTGGTGAGACGAATGGCGGCGGTAGGTTTGGCCGAGGTGGTGGCCCATCGGCGGCTCATCTTGCCGCAACTGGCAGCCAGTGGTGTGGCGGCACATGAGGTGACGGCGCGCACCGGCTTCACAGTAGACTTCGGGCCGGTGCGGGCGGCAGATCTCCCCGCCTATCTGAACACAGGGGTGGCTACGCCCGAAATGCGACGGGTGAGGTTCGCTCTCGCCGATCGGGCGGTGCTCATCCCGGTAGAGCTGGTGCACTCCCTGCTGCCCATGGTCGTGGCAGCGGCGGTGCTTTGGCTGACCGGAGGCTGGCTGGTGGCGGTGGCGGCACCGGCCTCTGTGCTGGCCGGCACAGTGCTCTTTCCGCTGTTGCTGCCGTGGCTGCCCACGCCTAACTTTAGCACCAAGGGCTTTCTCTTGGGGATACTGGCCTGGCTACCGCTCGCTGTTGCGCTGGTGCGGGAGTTCGGCATGGCGGGGCAAGTGGGAGTGCATCTTGCCTGGCTGGCCATCACCGGATTGGGCATGGCAGCAGCGACCGCGTTCCTGGCTCTGAACTTCACGGGTGCCACACCCATCACCTCCAGGACGGGCGTGGAGCGGGAGATCTTTCGCTACGTGCCGATCATGGCGGTTATGGCGGTTCTTGCGGTCGTAGGAACCCTGGCAATGGGGGTCATTCGCCTCGTGTCATGACAAAACGCGGCCCACCCTTTGGAGACGATATGTTCGACAGCGTCTACACTTCTACCACCTTGCATTATGAGCCCGAGTTGTGTACTGGCTGCGGGCTGTGCAGCATCGTGTGCCCCCATGGGGTGTTCGTCCAGGGAAACGAGGTTGCAGAACTCCGGTATCCTGAGCGGTGCATCGAGTGCGGGGCATGTCAGCGGAATTGTGCCTTCGGGGCGATCAGCGTGCGCACCGGCGTAGGATGCGCAGCAGCCCTGATGTTGGAGGCGCTGCGTGGCAGGAAGGGCAGCTCCTGTAGCTGCGACGGACAGCCTCTGTGCTGCTGTCCGTCCTGATCAGACTGCGGACCGCAAAGCATGGAACGAGGGCACGTGCCAAGGAGGTCTCTGGGGGCAGGAAGCGGCTTCCGCTTCATGGTGCGAGCGCTGCGGCATCGCAACTTTCGGCTGTACTTCGCCGGGCAGGGCGTCTCGCTCATCGGTACTTGGATCCAGCAGACGGCGATGGGCTGGTTGGTCTACCGGCTCACCAACTCGCCTTTCCTGTTGGGGGTCGTGGGGTTCACCGGCATGGCGCCTGCCCTGCTTTTCACTCCCTTGGCAGGGGTACTCGCCGACCGCTTTGACCGGCGGAAGTTGCTGATCCTCACGCAACTTCTGGCTATGGTGCAAGCGCTGGCCTTAGGCGTCTTGGCCCTCACGGGAGTGGTGGCTTTTTGGCAGATCGTGCCGCTGAGCCTGTTCATCGGCATTGTGAATGCTCTGGACGCGCCCACGCGCCAGGCCTTTGTCTTGGACCTTGTGGAACGCAGGGAGGACCTGGCAAACGCGATTGCGCTGAACTCCTCCATGTTTAATGGGGCGCGCCTCATCGGGCCGTCAATAGCGGGACTGCTCATCGCGGCCACGGGGGAGGGCCTCTGTTTTGTCATCAATGGGCTGAGTTTCCTGGCCGTGGTTGCGGCGCTACTGGCCATGCACGTGCGGCCGGGGCGGACAGCCACGCGGGGTGAGTCCATCCTGCGCGGTTTGGTGGATGGCGTGCGCTATGCTGCGCGCACAGAGCCCGTCCGCGCGATTTTGCTCTACCTGAGCATTGTGAGCTTTGCGGGGATGCCGTACCCGGTGTTGCTGCCGATTTTTGCTCGTGACATTCTCCGCGGGGGCCCGCACACGCTGGGGTTTCTCATGGCCTCTGCTGGTATCGGCGCGCTACTCGGCGCCCTGACACTTGCCGGGCGCAAGACCGTCGTGGGACTGGGGCGCTGGATTGTGCGCGCCACCTGCGCGTTCGGGGCCGGCCTGGTGGGGGTCGCGTTGTCGCGTGTGGCCTGGCTTTCCTATGGACTGATGGTAGTCGCCGGCTTCGGCATGATGGTGACGATGGCCTCCTGCAACACCATGGTGCAGACCATCGCTGACGATGACAAGCGCGGCAGGGTGATGAGTCTGTACACCATGGCCTTCATGGGGATGGTGCCGCTGGGCAGTCTGCTCGCCGGCGCGGTAGCCAGTCG includes:
- a CDS encoding D-aminoacylase, with amino-acid sequence MEQDYSRREFLRSAAQSAVALGVLGATGPLVQGCERAEFDLLIRGGTLYDGRGGPPVIADLGVRGERIAAIGDLTHSTARVVVDATKLAVTPGFIDVHSHTDVGLLVNPKAESKIRQGVTTEISGNCGASPFPLRGPVVATTREEIRQEFEIEPDWQDADGFLGRLERQKIAVNYVTLVGHSSVRAAVMGLDNRPPTSQEMEAMRHEVREALEQGAVGLSTGLEYTPGCFASTAEIVSLCGVVKEFGGIYATHMRNEDVQVEEALEEAIQIAEQADVPLEVSHLKACQQRNWHKTSRLLERLKEVHERGLRVHCDRYPYTAYGTTLKLMFPMWAREGSDEEFVARLKDEAQWRKMRSHLEERVAALGSWERVLITKVAGTQHQAAQGKTVPQLAEELHTDPCEAARQLLIDAEGKVAMCGFAMSEENTERVLSFPLTMVGSDGEAVAPYGVLGRGNPHPRFYGTFPRYFGYYVRERKILPLEEAIRRVTSLPAQVFGLRDRGVLAKGAFADIVVFDPQTIVDRATFTDPHQYPVGIHHVVVNGRLVIHQGEHTGCLPGRVLRRG
- a CDS encoding carbon monoxide dehydrogenase — protein: MSTIRPITSTITWANRLDHFLARWGVWRHRHRVEPGLYALGTPTPWSPVLVTANYTLSFDALRAALRGRDAYILVLDTEGINVWCAAGKGTFGTEELVRRMAAVGLAEVVAHRRLILPQLAASGVAAHEVTARTGFTVDFGPVRAADLPAYLNTGVATPEMRRVRFALADRAVLIPVELVHSLLPMVVAAAVLWLTGGWLVAVAAPASVLAGTVLFPLLLPWLPTPNFSTKGFLLGILAWLPLAVALVREFGMAGQVGVHLAWLAITGLGMAAATAFLALNFTGATPITSRTGVEREIFRYVPIMAVMAVLAVVGTLAMGVIRLVS
- a CDS encoding 4Fe-4S binding protein, translated to MFDSVYTSTTLHYEPELCTGCGLCSIVCPHGVFVQGNEVAELRYPERCIECGACQRNCAFGAISVRTGVGCAAALMLEALRGRKGSSCSCDGQPLCCCPS
- a CDS encoding MFS transporter; amino-acid sequence: MVRALRHRNFRLYFAGQGVSLIGTWIQQTAMGWLVYRLTNSPFLLGVVGFTGMAPALLFTPLAGVLADRFDRRKLLILTQLLAMVQALALGVLALTGVVAFWQIVPLSLFIGIVNALDAPTRQAFVLDLVERREDLANAIALNSSMFNGARLIGPSIAGLLIAATGEGLCFVINGLSFLAVVAALLAMHVRPGRTATRGESILRGLVDGVRYAARTEPVRAILLYLSIVSFAGMPYPVLLPIFARDILRGGPHTLGFLMASAGIGALLGALTLAGRKTVVGLGRWIVRATCAFGAGLVGVALSRVAWLSYGLMVVAGFGMMVTMASCNTMVQTIADDDKRGRVMSLYTMAFMGMVPLGSLLAGAVASRVGAPATLAASGGCCILLALVSYSHLPRLRKVIQPIYLRLGLDTGAAVVVDTGGRTGEGR